The DNA segment TGCGAAATGCCATGAGTATCATCAATACAGCGTATGCTAAAAATCCTTTCTGGGACGGCCGTGTCAATTCCCTGGAAAAACAGTCACAAAAACCCATTGAAGACCAACGGGAAATGAGCGGGCATATGGATATGGCGGCCGGTAAGATTGCTGCTATAAAAGGTTATCAGGTTTTATTCGAAAAAGCATTTGGCGATAAATCCGTTACTAAAGAACGTATTTCAAAAGCGATTGCAACTTTTGAGAGAACGGTTAGAAGTTCCGCCAGTAAATTTGATTATTTTATTGACGGCAAAGCTGATGTGTATACCGATGACGAATTAATGGGACTTCATCTTTTCAGAACAAAAGCTCAGTGTATCAATTGCCATAATTCAGGATATTTTTCAAACAATACATTTGAAAATATCGGGACATCGTTACTAGGGGAGAAGGGAGAGGATCTGGGAAGATATCTTGTAACAAAAAATGTAGATGATGCCGGAAAATTCAGGGTTCCCGGACTAAGAGAAGTTTCCCGTACGGGACCTTATTTTCACAACGGATCTATGGCTACTTTACAGGAAGTAATAGCGTTTTACAGCAAAGGAAATCCCGAGTATTCCCAAAAGCGGACTACCATTCATGAAGGCATTACTTTAAACTCGGAAAAATCCGGAATGGTACGAATGCTTGAACTGTCTGACAGAGAAATTGTCCAGCTTGAGGCTTTTCTGAAAACCTTGTCTTCTAAAGCAGGAAGAATTACAATCCCTGAATTACCAAAATAAAAAAGCAGTTATACAAAAAATGTAAAACTGCCTCCCCTAAGATTAATTTACTAATTGTAATTTTTAACTATATTATATTTGTTCTTTCTAAAAAAGAGAGCACTCCAGAAAAGGAGCGTCTCTCACATAAAATATTCCCTTTACTTTTTATTGAAACCATTCAGCGGAGTACGCTTAATGCGTTATTGTCTTTAGTAAAAATAGGGATAAAGAATAATATATTATACAATTGGAATTTATTAAGCAAAAAATACTTTTTTTAATGAATATTAAAGAATAAAATTCTTTATATTTGGTCCTGTATCAATATTTAAAGAATATTATTCTATGGACAATCTGGACGATAAAGATTTACAGCTGCTAAGATTACTGCAAAACGATTCAAAACTGACGGTGAAAGAACTTGCAAAAGAAGTAAACCTCTCACCATCACCTGTCTTCGAGCGGGTTAAAAGATTGGAGCAGGAAGGATATATTAAAAAATATGCCGCTATTCTGGATGCCGAAAAACTGAATCTTGGTTTCACGGTATACTGTCAGCTAAAGCTAAAGAGCAACGACAGCTATCTCGCCGTGGAATTTGAAAGGGAAATCCTTGAAATTGAAGAGGTAGCAGAATGTTACAGTATTTCCGGTGATTTTGATTTTCTTTTGAAAGTGTATGTACGGGATATGAAGCAATATCAAAACTTTGTTTTCAATATATTGGGAGCAGTTCCTTCCATCGGAAGTACACACAGTACTTTTGTCATGGCTCAGGTAAAGAATACCCACGGACTGACAATTTAAACAGCTATAATAACATTCGTCATTTAAAATCAGATATACAACATAAGAGATTTCAGGAACCTGAAATCTCTTAATCAAATCATATAAAAAGTAATTCTATCTCTAATAATAAATTTTTCTGTTTTCTATTTTCACGAGGTTGCTGTTGTGCATTTTCTTGATGGTTCTTATTACCGTTTCCACACGGAGACCTGTAAGATTTGCAAGCTGCTGTCTCGTAAGCGGAACTTCGTATGAGTACTGGTTTTTATTGTTGTTCCCCTTAAGACAATCCATTACTGTTTTGATTTTCGATATTGGATCCGAAGAAGAAATATTAAAAAGCATAATATATTTATTGTATAAAATATCTGCAAGACACCGGAACATTTTTGAAGAAACTTCAGGATTATTCTTCAGAAGATTGATAAAATCATTTTTAGGAAGTTTAAGAATCTTGCATTCGGTTTTAGCCGTTGCGTTGGTGGGATACAATTTATCATCAAATAAAAAAGATTCTCCTAAACTCTGGCCCTGCATTAAAATATTCTGAGTAAATTCCTTGCCGTCCTCATGATAGTTATTAAGCTCTACAATACCGCTGGAAATCTGAAAATAAAATTTAGGCATATTTCCTTCATAAAAGATCGTTTCACCGGGTTCATACTTTTCATAAAATGCCCCATATTTTAGTAATAAATCTTCACTAATTATCATATATTAAATTTTATCGTCCAACAATGAACTTAGTTGAATTACCTTTAAATAAAATCAAAAAATAAACCATGTGGTAGCAGTATTAATAAAAAAAATACCACATTTGTGAGATTTTTATAATATTTAAAGTCAGTTTAAAAAAGAAAGAGGCCTCTAAAAGACCTCTTACTGATATGCTAAAATTTGCGTTTACATAGCTTTACTGTTAAGATTGGTATCGGCTACCTTAGTCAACAGTTCATCACATTTTTTTTCTTCATTTAGTGTTTCAAGAAGATATTTTAGGCAGTCTTCTTCTTTTAAGACTTTTGCAAATGCGGCAAGTGTTCCGTAGGTTGCAATTTCGTAATGTTCAACTTTCTGGGCTGCTGCAATAATTCCGGCATCTCTTACAGTTCCCGGTTCGGTTTCTTCAATAATGCTTTTTGCCTCATCAAGAAGTCCCTGCATAGCATCACATTTTTTTGCCTGTGCCTTTTTACCCAAAGCTTTAAAGCATTCTTCAAGTCTTACTACCTGGTTTTCTGTTTCGGCAAGGTGGTTTTCAATAGAGGTTTTCAGCTTTTCATCCGTAGCATTTTTCATCATTGTAGGCAATGCTTTTACCAGTGCTTTTTCTGCCCAATAGATATCTTTTAATGAATCTTCAAAAAGATCTTTAAGCTCTTTCGCTGCGCTTTTTTTAGCAGGAGTTTTTGCTGTTGATTTAGATGATGTTTTAGAAGAAGATTTAGAAGTTGTTGTTGTTGTTGTTGTTTTTGCAGCCGTTTTTTTAGCTGGTGTTTTAGTTTCCATAATAAATTATATTTAGTGATTATTGATTGGTGATAAATCTGCAACTATAAGACCATCTTTGTACAAAATTCGTATATGTGGTATCTAAATATTTAGCTGAATATGAGGATGCTCATAAAAGCAGCAATGATTTAAGTGTATATTTAAAAATTACCCAATCAAAAAAATAATTATATGACTGCTAAAAAAACACTAAATCTTACCTTGAAGATCTGGAGACAAAAAAACAGCAAAACAAAAGGACAGTTTGAAATATATAAAGTTTCTGAAGTTTCTGTTGATTCATCTTTTCTGGAAATGCTTGATATTCTTAACGAACAACTTATCCGTGAAGATAAAGAGCCAATCGCTTTTGACCACGACTGTCGTGAAGGAATCTGCGGTACATGTTCTTTATATATCAACGGAAGGGCACATGGTCCGGATACCGGAATTACTACCTGTCAGCTTCATATGAGAATGTTTACGGATGGTGAAACAATTGTTGTTGAACCCTGGAGAAGTGTTGCCTTTCCTGTAATTAAAGATCTTATTACAGACCGCAGTGCTTTTGACAGGGTTATGGCAGCGGGAGGGTTTATTTCCGTCAACACTTCAGGGAATACGCTCGATGCCAATGCAATTGCTGTTCCGAAAGAAAATGCCGATAAAGCGATGGATGCTGCAGCCTGTATCAGTTGTGGTGCCTGTGTTGCCTGTTGTCCAAACGGTGCCGCGATGCTGTTTGTGGGAGCTAAAGTTTCTCATTTTGCACTGCTTCCGCAGGGAAAGGTAGAAGCCAGAAGAAGAGTTCTGAATATGGTAAAAGCAATGGATGAAGAAGGTTTCGGAAACTGTTCTGTGATAGGAGCATGCGAAGTGGAATGTCCGAAAAATATTTCGCTGGACAATATTGCAAGGATGAACAGAGAATATATTAATGCATGGATCACAACGAAATGATCCAAGAAAGCAAGCTGAACTAAAAATTTGTAAGATAAACCTATTTATAATGCCTATGAAATAATAATATATCTTCTGCAATTATTAATTCAAGACATACAAAACTGGGCATATGCAAAAGCGGCCACACTGCGGGAATAATATAAATTTAATTTTTAAAAATCAAGAAGACCTTGGGTAAGAAGTTTCCACTGTATCTTGGCGATACCGATCATTCCTCCGGCTGCAATCATAAAATTCCTGATTTTATCCATAAATCCGGCATTAAAATTAGGTTTTTCATTCCTGCCGTAAACACCGACTTTCAGAATATTGCCTTCTTTAGCAATCAAAATATTTGATGTTGCCGAACGATTGTAGAAATGAGCAATACGTCCTTTCGGCTGATTAGGATCTCTTGACGGTCTGCACGAAATAAGAAAAGATTCGTAATGATCTTTTTCCCGGTGGGCAATATTTACAATTTCTACCCAGTCGTATCCTCCGGCTTCTTCCGTACCCGGGCCAGGAATGCCGATTCTTATGAAATCTCCTCTTTGAGGAATTCTCGTAACCGGCTGCCCGGATTCACTAAAATGTTTAAATTCTGAAGATGCCTTCCCGCAATAATTTTCCCATTCATTAATGGAAAAAAAACGTTTTTTAAGGATTTCAAATTGGGCATCTATTTCAATATCTTTATATGGCTTTGTACTTTCGGTATCATGAAATCCTCCGCTTTTCTGCTTGGGGACTCCGGGAATGTGTTTTGCTTTCATACAATTATGTTTAGAGGTGTTTAACAAATATAGTATCAATATTATGAACTAATTATGAGCAAAGTCACAATCATCTATATTTCAGAATTGAGTGCAATCATAATTTTTAATAAATTTATTTAAGATATTCGTTTAAATCAAATGAATAAGCCTAGAGTGCTATAGATTATGAACGGAGTAATTATACAATATTTCCATTGGTATTACAAGGGTAAACTTTGGAATGAATTTGCAGAAAATGCAGAATATTTAAAAAGCCTTGGAATAAGCGCTGCATGGCTTCCGCCGGCTACAAAATGTAATCTGGGTCTCGAAGGAAGGGGATACGATATTTATGATCTTTATGATCTGGGAGAGTTTGATCAGAAAGGAGGAATTGCTACCCGTTACGGAACAAAAGAAGAATATGTAAATGCCATTGAAAAAGCGCATCATCACGGAATTGCAGTATATGCCGATATCGTGCTTAACCACAGAATGGGAGCCGATGAAGATGAAAAAATAAAAGTTCACCAAGTGGACGAGGAAGACCGTAACAAGATTATTTCAGAACCATTTGAAGTAACTGCACAGACCAAATTTACTTTTCCCGGAAGACAAGGGAAATATTCGGATTTTATATGGGATTACCAATGTTTTAGCGGGATTGATATTGTTTATAAAGATGGCGGAGAACAGACCGGAATTTTTAAAATTCATAATGAATACGGTACAGAATGGACTGACGACGTAAGTCATCAATTAGGAAATTACGATTACCTGATGGGAGCTGATGTAGAATACCGGAATCCTCATGTTGTTCAGGAAATGAAAAACTGGATCAAATGGTATCTCGAAACCACCAAGGCAGATGGATTGCGATTGGATGCGCTGAAACATCTATCTTCCGATTTTCTGAAGGAATGGATTACTTACATAAAAACAGAGCTGAATCCTGATTGCTATATTTTAGGGGAGTTCTGGAAAGATGATGTTAAAAAAATAACGGCTTTTTCCGATAAAATGAATGATCTGATTTCCTGTTTTGATGCTCCTTTGCATTATAATTTTTTTAAAGCATCGGAAGAAGGAAAAGCGTACGATCTTAGCCGTATTCTGGAAGGAAGCTTGCTGGAAGAAAAGCCTGTTTTTTCGGTTTCATTTGTTGAAAATCACGATACACAGAAGCTTCAGGCTTTGGAATCTACGGTGCGTGACTGGTTTAAACCTATTGCCTATGCCATTATTTTGCTTTCCGAAGATGCTTATCCCTGTATATTTTATCCGGATCTTTTCGGGGCGGAATATACCGATCTTGTAGACGGAAAAGAGGTAAGTGTTACCATGCCTAAAATTGAAGCGTTGCCAAAACTGCTGATCGCCAGACAAAAGTTTGCAATAGGAGAACAGATCAGATATTTTGATCATCCTGATTGTATTGCCTGGGTAAGAAAAGGTATCGATGAAAAATTCGGCTGTGTAACGATTATCTCCAACGGTGATGAAGGTTTCAAGGAAATAGATCTTGGACAGGAAAATGCGAATTCAAAATTTAAAGATTTTCTTGGTCACAGAACAGAGGAAATAACAACAGATGAAACCGGTAAAGCAGTATTTTCAGTGAATGGCTGTTCAGTAAGCGTCTGGATAAAACTGCAGCCATAATTTTATAAAAAACCTGAGAACTTCAAATATGAAATCCCCAGGCCATCCTAATTTACCGAATCTTTACTTTTTATTATTCTTTAATGATCTTTTTCACGGATGTGGCACCATTTTCCAATGTTACTTTCAGAAGATAAAATCCTTTAGCAGTACTGGAAAAATCAACCTGATTATCTGTAATTTTTGCATTAACAGTCTGTCCGGAGGCGCTTATTATTTCCGCGGATCTTATTTTAGACCCGCTTTTAATTGTAACCGTTCCATGGGTAGGATTTGGATATACTGAAAATGAGTCGTTATTTTTAACATCATTTACGGACAGCGCATTTAATGAAATTCTTTTTAAATTTGTTCCGTTCTCTGAATACGCTACAACCAGGTAATTATTCACAGGATCTACGGCAATATCATTAAAAGTAGAAACTCCGGATGAAATAAAATTTCCTCCCACTTTTATCCAGCTTCCGGTAGAAGCATCAAAGCGATATACAAAATTTCTTCCGTTATCGGAGCTGGAACTGTCCCAGACGGCAGCAATAACATATGGCGTTCCGTTTGGGGATACAGCAATGGCCGTGTTGTTTACAACAGTATCGGAAAAGTTGGCATTACCTACTTGTACCCAGGATGTACCGTTGAATTTTTTTACATTGAGTTTTCTTCCTTCTGCAGTACTGGAAACATATACTACAAAAGGAGTATCATTATACATCGCAATATCGGAATAAGAATTATCCGAGCTGTAAGCGTTTCCTGCCGGAGTACCGCCAACCAGTGTCCAGGAATCTGATGATGAAGCATTGGCGCTGATTCTGTAAACATTTACAGTACCACCTGTCACCTGACACGCATAAACATTATTATCAGAACCCACTGCCATTTCAGCAAAAGTGGCACCTCCCGCAAAGCCTGCATTTCCAAGTTGTTCCCAGCTTCCGTTGCTGTTATATCTCCTTACGGTTCCGGATCCGTCTGATCCATAAGCAAAAAGCGTGTTGTTAGATGATACCGCAAGCGCCTGATAGTTTACGATAGAATTGGTAGCTTGCGTAAGCACACTCCATGATCCTGCACTGAATTTTCTTACCGCCATTCCGGTAGTCGGGGAAAATGACTGATTACTGTAATAAATATTTCCCTGATTATCTGCAACCAAAGCGTTATAAGTGGCTGTTCCCTGAGTAATACCGGGAGATCCGCCAAGATAAGAAATAGATGTTCCGTCGAATTTTTGTACAGATCCCTGGGCAACAGATACATCATAATAAGAAACATAATAATTACCCAAGGCATCAACTGCCAGATTGTTATAACTCGAATTCCCTGCTGAAATAACTGAGGATGAGCCCACATTTTCCCATGACTGGCTGTGTACAAAACCAGTAAGTCCCAATCCAAAAAGAATGACAGCCTTTCTTAAACTAAAAGAAGCGTTTTTTACCATAATAATGTATTTGAATAAATGTTAAAAAATTAAATTACGGAAAGGGAATATTTGATGATATATGGTGTGATTCAGTCGGACAAATTTATATATTGGATTTAATTATTCATGTATTTTTTTAATGAATTAATAAATATATAGATACTCATTTGATACTTTTATGGGTATTTGGTGTTTATTTTTAAACTTTTAATAATATTGTAATTTTTTTTAGATCGATGTACAAGATAAAGAATCAGGCTTTGAAATTTATTTCAAAGCCTGATTCTTATGATTTTCGACAATAATAATTTAAATAGTATCAATCCAGTTATAGATATCTACCGATTGAGGAATTTCTAGTTTTTTCCGTAATCTGTATTTTTTGTTTTGAACCGTCCGTGTTTCAATAAAAGTATATCTGGCGATTTCTTTCGTGGTAAGCTTTAATTTTAAAAGTGCACAAAATTCTATTTCCGATTGCTGGAGTTCCGGGTTGATCTTTAACAATTTGTCGGAAAATTCCGGGAATGCATTTTCAAAAGCAAACATAAAACCGGGATCATTATTTTGGATCAGTGTGATGAGATGATTATAAAGTTCATGAAGGTTGTGATTGTTTTCAATAGTCTTTTTCTTTTTAAGTCTCATATAAAAAAATACAGATGCAGCCAAAACAGCAATAACTGAAAAAATCCAGATTAAAAAACTTCTGAGCCTGTTTTTATTTTGTTCTTCTTCATCTTTATGGATAACTTCCTGCAGCGAATTGTATTTACTCTGAAGGATCTGCAGATCTTTTTGCTTGATCTTATTCTCATAATAAGCGGCACTGTCTTTTTTACCGGTTTCCGTATAAATTTCCTGAAGTGCAAGGTATGAATCGTTGAGATTAAGTTCAACACCGGTTCTGTGGATTATTTTGAGCGCTTTATGAAAATTTTCCACAGATTTTTCATACTCTTTTTTCTTTTTATAATACTTTCCGAGTACCATAAAGTTACTGGCCATGGATTTCTCTTCTGCCGTGACCATCGGTTTTATGCTGATCGATTTTTGAGCAAAGAAAAATGCGGAATCAATATCATATTCAGCATAGATGCTTGCGAGATTAGAGTAATTAAGATATTGAAAATCGGCATATTCATTCTTGTCATGAATTTCTTTACCGCTTTTTATTTCTTCCATGATCTTTTGAGAGGCCTTTCTCGGTTCGCCTTTGTCTAAATAAAGATTGGCAAAGCTGCTG comes from the Chryseobacterium nepalense genome and includes:
- a CDS encoding cytochrome-c peroxidase translates to MKNAISWILVLFILVSVLNNCLNTSVKKEIREKAAFMDKLRNLYSSGDPSRWPKSVLDTESISTFSEIGHLPEISFPSDNQYSSEKELLGKTLFFDPRLSKSEQIACASCHDPELGWCDNRTFSFGHDRQLGVRNAMSIINTAYAKNPFWDGRVNSLEKQSQKPIEDQREMSGHMDMAAGKIAAIKGYQVLFEKAFGDKSVTKERISKAIATFERTVRSSASKFDYFIDGKADVYTDDELMGLHLFRTKAQCINCHNSGYFSNNTFENIGTSLLGEKGEDLGRYLVTKNVDDAGKFRVPGLREVSRTGPYFHNGSMATLQEVIAFYSKGNPEYSQKRTTIHEGITLNSEKSGMVRMLELSDREIVQLEAFLKTLSSKAGRITIPELPK
- a CDS encoding Lrp/AsnC family transcriptional regulator is translated as MDNLDDKDLQLLRLLQNDSKLTVKELAKEVNLSPSPVFERVKRLEQEGYIKKYAAILDAEKLNLGFTVYCQLKLKSNDSYLAVEFEREILEIEEVAECYSISGDFDFLLKVYVRDMKQYQNFVFNILGAVPSIGSTHSTFVMAQVKNTHGLTI
- a CDS encoding Crp/Fnr family transcriptional regulator codes for the protein MIISEDLLLKYGAFYEKYEPGETIFYEGNMPKFYFQISSGIVELNNYHEDGKEFTQNILMQGQSLGESFLFDDKLYPTNATAKTECKILKLPKNDFINLLKNNPEVSSKMFRCLADILYNKYIMLFNISSSDPISKIKTVMDCLKGNNNKNQYSYEVPLTRQQLANLTGLRVETVIRTIKKMHNSNLVKIENRKIYY
- a CDS encoding ferritin-like domain-containing protein, with amino-acid sequence METKTPAKKTAAKTTTTTTTSKSSSKTSSKSTAKTPAKKSAAKELKDLFEDSLKDIYWAEKALVKALPTMMKNATDEKLKTSIENHLAETENQVVRLEECFKALGKKAQAKKCDAMQGLLDEAKSIIEETEPGTVRDAGIIAAAQKVEHYEIATYGTLAAFAKVLKEEDCLKYLLETLNEEKKCDELLTKVADTNLNSKAM
- a CDS encoding succinate dehydrogenase/fumarate reductase iron-sulfur subunit is translated as MTAKKTLNLTLKIWRQKNSKTKGQFEIYKVSEVSVDSSFLEMLDILNEQLIREDKEPIAFDHDCREGICGTCSLYINGRAHGPDTGITTCQLHMRMFTDGETIVVEPWRSVAFPVIKDLITDRSAFDRVMAAGGFISVNTSGNTLDANAIAVPKENADKAMDAAACISCGACVACCPNGAAMLFVGAKVSHFALLPQGKVEARRRVLNMVKAMDEEGFGNCSVIGACEVECPKNISLDNIARMNREYINAWITTK
- a CDS encoding alpha-amylase, which codes for MNGVIIQYFHWYYKGKLWNEFAENAEYLKSLGISAAWLPPATKCNLGLEGRGYDIYDLYDLGEFDQKGGIATRYGTKEEYVNAIEKAHHHGIAVYADIVLNHRMGADEDEKIKVHQVDEEDRNKIISEPFEVTAQTKFTFPGRQGKYSDFIWDYQCFSGIDIVYKDGGEQTGIFKIHNEYGTEWTDDVSHQLGNYDYLMGADVEYRNPHVVQEMKNWIKWYLETTKADGLRLDALKHLSSDFLKEWITYIKTELNPDCYILGEFWKDDVKKITAFSDKMNDLISCFDAPLHYNFFKASEEGKAYDLSRILEGSLLEEKPVFSVSFVENHDTQKLQALESTVRDWFKPIAYAIILLSEDAYPCIFYPDLFGAEYTDLVDGKEVSVTMPKIEALPKLLIARQKFAIGEQIRYFDHPDCIAWVRKGIDEKFGCVTIISNGDEGFKEIDLGQENANSKFKDFLGHRTEEITTDETGKAVFSVNGCSVSVWIKLQP
- a CDS encoding T9SS type A sorting domain-containing protein; amino-acid sequence: MVKNASFSLRKAVILFGLGLTGFVHSQSWENVGSSSVISAGNSSYNNLAVDALGNYYVSYYDVSVAQGSVQKFDGTSISYLGGSPGITQGTATYNALVADNQGNIYYSNQSFSPTTGMAVRKFSAGSWSVLTQATNSIVNYQALAVSSNNTLFAYGSDGSGTVRRYNSNGSWEQLGNAGFAGGATFAEMAVGSDNNVYACQVTGGTVNVYRISANASSSDSWTLVGGTPAGNAYSSDNSYSDIAMYNDTPFVVYVSSTAEGRKLNVKKFNGTSWVQVGNANFSDTVVNNTAIAVSPNGTPYVIAAVWDSSSSDNGRNFVYRFDASTGSWIKVGGNFISSGVSTFNDIAVDPVNNYLVVAYSENGTNLKRISLNALSVNDVKNNDSFSVYPNPTHGTVTIKSGSKIRSAEIISASGQTVNAKITDNQVDFSSTAKGFYLLKVTLENGATSVKKIIKE
- a CDS encoding helix-turn-helix transcriptional regulator: MKNVRLTLLLFLCVCITAYSQSRTSREEFKLKVKANSKLFTSDINKAYPEINGLIKTSRILKDSISEMQLLEKKCRYFYNKNLVDSLILSSYQLQNASERYEDVYYQAMANVYMAESFSINKFYDKAIVHLNKAYSLLQKNQSNSKKIFYAKANLLSSFANLYLDKGEPRKASQKIMEEIKSGKEIHDKNEYADFQYLNYSNLASIYAEYDIDSAFFFAQKSISIKPMVTAEEKSMASNFMVLGKYYKKKKEYEKSVENFHKALKIIHRTGVELNLNDSYLALQEIYTETGKKDSAAYYENKIKQKDLQILQSKYNSLQEVIHKDEEEQNKNRLRSFLIWIFSVIAVLAASVFFYMRLKKKKTIENNHNLHELYNHLITLIQNNDPGFMFAFENAFPEFSDKLLKINPELQQSEIEFCALLKLKLTTKEIARYTFIETRTVQNKKYRLRKKLEIPQSVDIYNWIDTI